In Lolium perenne isolate Kyuss_39 chromosome 5, Kyuss_2.0, whole genome shotgun sequence, the sequence TGAGTTAACCAAATTCTGCAGGAGGGCTAGATCAGCTGATCTTAGACGTAAAATCGGCTCGCAGTATGAGCTCCCCATGAAAAAGTTTGGATTAAAAGGAAGAGCAATCAAGTTGAAAGCATGGTCCCCATCTCATATGTCTGGCTTAGAAGGTGAGAAGTGCACACTCGCTCCTTAAGTACTGCTAAATTATGAACTATCTGGATAACCATCACCATAATGGTAAATTTACAACGACATTTGTAGTTTCCTTGCCAGTGGTGGTGCAGATTTAACTAGTTTTATGATAGTATCACTCGATGTTAGTATGTTAATTAATAGTACTAAATTCAAGGATATGGAATGTGATAATATAATCATGTCCTGTACTTCATTGCACTTTTTAGTGGTTTAAATTCTGCTTACTCCTCTTTGTCTCTGTCTTTTCAATATTAGGCAGCTCAACACTGGAAAAGAAACAGTCTGCATGTCATTACTGTGATCCAGAAGGTCAATCAGGTTGGACCTATGCCACTTCTAATGTCACTATCATTGGTATTCCATTATAGTACATAGTTATTAATTGCTTTACGTTGTGGCACCAGCACCTGGAGACCGTTTGAAACGTTTATTCCCTGGTCCTAGTTGGCCAGCTGATGGTGATGGTGGTAAGTCTCTGCCTTCTTGCTACTCcatccgtctcaaaaaaagctgcTCAACTTTTACTAGATTTGAATAtacaactttatctagatacggatgtatatagacaaTTTTAGTTAATATGTCTATATACATCAGTATCTAGATAGTGTTGTACATTCAAATCTAGAAAAAGCTGAGCAGCTTtttaaggaacggagggagtaatagtTACACATATATATGCGTGGTTAATCACTCCACCATGTTTCACCAGTATCCAAGGAGGCTGCTAGGAATAAGTTAAGGTCCAGAGGTTATCCTGTCCCAGTTAAGCACGATGGTGAGTTTTTCCTTTTCTCGTGCTGATTACTCTATTTCACTGCACACTTTCAGTTCACTACCTTAACTACTGCACCCTGATTCTGCAACCAGGTGGCATGCGTTTGCTTTGTAATTTTGAAGAGGAATTTGCCGAAGATAACTGGAGTAAACTCACAGAACGAGTTGCTTCGCATCTGTCTCAAAGTGTTGTCGCGCTGGCTTCATTCAGAGGTACTGAGTATATAATAAGCTCATCACTCTTCGCCCTTTATTCTTTTTCATGTGCCATTACTAACTACAGTAATCTCAATTATTCCTTTTGTAGGTGATAAAAGGTTTTTTGCTTGCACAGGCATATTTATAGACTGCAATGAGTTAACCACAAGAGTTCTGACCTCGGCAAGTTTGGTTAGAAATTCTGATGATGAAGATAAGGTTGCTGACAACTTGAAGGTAGGTACTGCTAATAATAGTTAACCTGTAATATACTAGTTTATTATGACACAGTTGGTCAATCTCACTAGCTTTATCGTATCAGATTGAAGTGTGTCTTCCAGATAATGAACATGCCACAGGCACGTTGCAATATCAGGATTTATGTTACAACATCGCCATCATTACCATTGTGGGTTCTCACTGTACTCAGACAGCGCAAATCTATGATCAGTTGCAAACTGAACCTCATGGGGAAGTAGCAGCTGTAGGGCGCGTCTACGAATCAGGCAATTTAATAGCCACAGGTGGCACTTTGATTGACAAGCCAAGTGAACTCGATTGCAAAGAGCTTAAGATGTCCACTTGCAAAATCACAAAGGTGCTAGATGCGTTAATTTGTACATCCTGAATCAGTTACGGTTTGTAAATATCATCTTTCTTTACTTGCTACTTTTGTTTTTGTGCTAGGCTGGGATTGGAGGGCCTCTTATTGATTTTGATGGGAATTTTATTGGCATGGACTTCTACGGCTTGGAAGAAACTCCGTACCTTCCCAGAAATGTAGTGCTCGAAGTCTTGAGGAGTTTCGATGCAAAGTATGTTAATTTCTTTATCCATGTAGATTTTTTTATGGTTTGCaactgcttttttctgcaccataGTATTCAAGCTGGAGGGAAGCATTTGCCTTCACTAGAATTTTGTCatatttttagtcactctaaatgaatttTGTGATCTTCTTAGTGTTCCTGTAAATGAATTTTGGGTCATTACAACCTAAAATCAGAATTTAGACATATGAACTTTTGTGCATGCTTTTGATCTTTTCATGATATTTATTGTTCAAGCCTTTTGAAATTAAAGAAATTATGTTCTTTCTGCAGGTCTGGCGCTACTGATTTGATCAACGATCATAACCCAAACAGGTATTACTCCTTCAGTGATACatactacctccgattcaaggaataaggcgccctcgctttacgtgcttttcgtttgaccaagaattacttcaaatatataaagattatttgtatgaaattagcatcattagaaagtgcttttcaatacgaatctaacaatactaattacatacaatataatcaagattttgttgctcaatttttatggtcaaagttcgtcttgaaatacgcgtgcgccttattccttgggacggaggtagtatttCATATGTATGTTTAAATGCTATTACCTCCGTTCCGAAATGTAAGCCTTTTTAAAAAGGCTTACATTTCGGAACGGAGGTAGTGTTATTAAACATCTTATTTTTGCTTCTAACTTGTTAACAGATGGCCTGTGCCTAAGCCTTTTTGGTGCTATCCGATATGGCACATCTTATTTTCATATGATATCTATATAAGATTATGGTTGTTGATAGTTttttctaaaagtttggtcaaattTTACTTAGCTTGACTTTCTGAAAATAATATAGCCCTTATTCATtggaatggaggtagtagtagTATTCAACATCTTATTTTTGCTTCCAACTTGTTAACAGATGGCCTGTTCCTAAGCCCTTTTGGTGCTATCCGATATGGCACATCTATATGGGGGAAGGTGTAGATGACCAGGACCTACCCCGGCCTATATGGACGTGATTATCGTAACCATCTGTTCTCCTAAGTGTGAGATTTTGTGGGGGTGGAAGATACCAGACCGTACTGCTATATACGTATGTTTATATTGCATATTTTAGTTTCATATGGAAGTTGGTTTGTCAATCAAGATACGGAGTAGTATATTTATGTATAGGCTTGTTGCTAGATCAATGTCTGGTTGTCAAATACACTTTCGTGTTTTGTACTTCTATAGGTATGATTTTGTGAATATATTAAGAAGACATCCACAGAATCCACGAGTGTGCGCCATAGCCGTCTCAAGTCTCCATACTCCAGAATCTGTCTAGTCTGTGTTCGGCTGGTAAGGACAAAAGACAGACATGGCTGTGCGCTTAGATAGGCTGTAAAACTGAGATACATGTATGGGCCTGTATGAGGTCCAAGAAAGGAGTGCGGGAATCCTTCGGATATCTCTGATTAAAAATGGGTCCTATTCTGGGGGTTGctttacaccgacctggtcggtggcgAGCGAGGAGCCGCACACCTCCCGGGTCGTTGTTTGGCCCGGTCCACGATCCTGACCGTCTGTTTTCAGTTCCGCTGGTCCGACGTGGCTTGCTGGGCCCGGCCCAACAGCATCAGGTAAACGTTTTTCTTTTTTCGTTTCTTTTCTTTCTGttaattttttaaaatttgaatatttttaaaaattgaaaattatcaaaatctgaacttttaaattttaaaatcgaGCATTTCTGATTTGACAATTTTATTAAGTTTttcgttttttttttaaatttgaacaattttcaaagttgaacaaattttaaatttgaacaattttaagttTGAACCATTTTTTTAATCTGAATAATTTTTATGtttaaacaattttcaaatttgaacaattttttaatttgaacaattttcaaatttgaacatttttcaaatttgaacaaattttaaatttgaactgtCACGCCCCGAGACCGGGCTTGGACGAGACAGCCGCCGCGCGCCTATAAACCGAGAGGCTTATACTCGCGCAAGACTAAAAATGCAAGCAAAAAACCAGCACAGTGGATCTCGAGAAACTCACATACAACATATTATACATTTCTTTTACATTTACACAAGAATTACAACTAAGTTCTCTAATTCGCTTCCCACCCACTggttcataggggtagggtgtgcgtgcgtgcgttcatagaggtgtttgtacgtgcgtgtttgtgagcgtctgcgttgtaccgtgttctcaaaaaaaaaaaaatagttgtgaGCACCGTCTACCACAGACAAAATATCAAGCCGCAAAGGCAGCTGCCGCTTGCCTCTTCAGTGAAATAGACGGTCTCATGCACGTGGCAAAAGCGGACAGGCTAATTATCATGCAAATCTCCACGTAGATGTCCTAGTTGGTATTGTGCTGCCGACATGCCTCAACACTCAACCTGGTTCCAATTAAGGCCGTACGTATAAAAATTCCAAAGCTAATTCTGGTTTGGCACTATTACGCTAATTAGCTCCATCGACATGCATGTGGCAAAGCTCCACTTAGATCGTTTCTCATGTAGTACAAATGTCTGTACTACTACAAGTTGACATGCAGAAACAAGTAAGGTTCTAACCTATTCACCTCCGATTTATAAACTTTAGACATTGATTAAAATGAAACATTTAGAAGCTAATTAACGTTTAAACTCAAATTAATTAATAACTTAAAAATTTGGGTTACTACATCCTCCCTACCTTATTAGAATTTCGTCCCTGAAATTCAACAAACAAACTTATACCGATTTATTTGTATAAGCTTAAAACATGATTTGAACTAAGCTTACGAATTAATAAGTACAACAGTACAACAGAAAATAtaagcaaacattttgggcaatcaTACAATGACCAAAAAATAATGCAAGTTCACAGAAGGAGTCATGCAAGTATTATTTTTCCCACGCCAAACAACTATGCTTATGACAACACAAATTTAGTCAAAGCAAATTTAGAAATCAAACAACAACAAGGATCTATTTTTTCATTACTCGCACCAAAATAAGAAAGTACTACCCATGGATATTAGTCGCAAAATCTACGATCTACCCATTTTACCGTTTCCTAAGCCtagagctctgataccactttaaCTGTCACGTCCCGAGACCGGGCCTGGACGAGACAGCCGCCGCGCGCCTATAAACCGAGAGGCTTATACTCGCGCAAGGCTAAAAATGCGAGCAAAAAACCAGCATAGTGGATCTCGAGAAGCTCACATACAACATATTATACATTTCTTTTACATTTACACAAGAATTACAGCTAAGTTCTCTAATTCGCTTCCCACCCGCTAGTTCCGCctaaacctccgacgacgaggtcTTCTGCTAACGTCATCTGTGTCTAAAAAAACATAGGGGGGCTGATGAGTACGACATGTCATACTCAGCAAACCGGTTATACACAATCATATACAACGTAAAATAGAAATGCTTTTCCGAAAAACAAAAGGTGGTTAATATAATTAGGTAATTTAAAAATGCATGGTGCCACACATGAAAGTAAGTTTCCCTACCCGGGAATCATAGGGGTGAAATTCAcacttttacactctgcagaggggtacTCCGACATCGACAGCCTCAACTAGCACCACACAGGCGCTAGAAGAGCAGAGCCCTTTTGCCCACTAGAACCCGGATACCTGAACATACTGATGTTGATTGCTCCTACGTATCTATCATCGACACGTTCCACAACAGGGCCGTCCCCAGCGGAGAACTCAGTCAGTCCCATACATGAACTGTGACCGGTACAATATGTTTACCTTCGTAGCACCAAGTTTTCTCTTAATAAAACATGTATATTCACTTCCCGATGTTCACTTCCCAAAATCTATACTCGTGCTAAATACCCGGCTCATATTGGTGGCTCCAGCGGATCCATCACCACATACCGACACCGGCGTATTAATCCACAAATACTTCATCAGAGTGTTTCACATAGTTGCAAAACGTATTCTACAAAATAGATGAGAGAGTATAAAACAGCTTGCCTGAATCATCACATCTGATGATATATATTCTCCAGCAGAAACTTAGAAATATAACCGAACGGTATACTGGTATCGTCATGCATGTCTACGTGCCAAACTCTCTCCTCTACGATGTCAAGAATACTactcaactctcatctttatttCGGCAGCATCTCCCTAGACTCTCTCCTCTACGTCGATGTCAAGAATGCTTTTGGCAGCATCTCCTTCTGTATCTCATAGGTGTTTCACCTCTCAGCGTAACCTCTCTGTGTCTATTCTTCTCAAAGAACGTTAGGTGTGTGCGTGTGTGAAGTGAAGCACAGTACAGTGTAAAATCTTCAGCTATTTATAGTTGTGAGCACCGTCTACCAGAGACAAAATATCAAGCCGCAAAGGCAGCTGCCGCTTGCCTCTTCAGTGAAATAGACGGTCTCATGCACGTGGCAAAAGCGGACAGGCTAATTATCATGCAAATCTCCACGTAGATGTCCTAGTTGGTATTGTGCTGCCGACATGCCTCAACACTCAACCTGGTTCCATGGATAGCAGGCTAGAGGAAGAAAAGGCCCTGCCCCAACGCCGACGGAGCACGCCGGGACGAAGCTCAAAACCAGCACAAGGCCGAAGACAACAACAAACCGTAGACTAGACCTACAACTACAACTAGTATTGACAGCCCCGTCCTCGCTCCGGCCGGCAACGCCGGTGAAGGAGAAGGGGAAAGGAAGCGGAGCTCTCGATACGACTCTCAACAGGGGCGGCTCTCCCTGTACTACTGCAGAAAAAGTAAGGTTCTAACCTATTGACCTCCGATTTATAAACTTTAGACATTGATTAAAATGAAACATTTAGAAGCTAATTAACGTTTAAACTTAAATTAATTAATAACTTAAAATTTTGGGTTACTacatgaacatttttcaaatttggacaaattataaatttgaacatttttaaaatttaaacaattttttaatttatttttttcggaatttgaaaataaaagaaaagaaacacaaaagaaaagaaaagaaaacagaaaaacaaacaaaaaagaaagaaaacgaATAAAcagaaaactaaaataaaatgaaaaaacgAAAATGGGCCGGGCCCTATACCCGACCAGGGTGTGCGGTGCTTGGTaagcaccgacctggtcggtgtataggattcaCCTCCTATTCTAACATTAGGGGAACTCCTTTTAAAAATGGGAGAAATTATTTCTTAGTGGGAAAATTCATGGGAGGGCACCCTACCATAGAGTCATCAATACTTGGTTCTTCGTGAACACTACATCTGTGTTAATATCTAGGGCCGTGCTAGGCGTCCGTCCGTCGCCCAACAAGGGGGCAAAAGATCGGTTGCTTTCCGTGCCGTACGATCAGAATCGTACGCTTATCAATAAATTGCTCTCCTCTCTCCCCGCACGTGGGCTGGTTGATTTCTTTGCTGCTATGCTGCGTCTGCGTCGGGTACTGCACCAGCTGCATGAAAGCGGCCTAGGTAGGTACGGGTGGAGATGGAGCTTGCGTGTTTTTCTTGGTCAGCAGAGTGGAGCCCACCATGTGTTGCCCTTGGGGATTCAGAACAATAGGATTTCAACAAAATATTATGTGTTTACAACAATAGTTGACAACAATTTCACTAGAAAACAATAaaattagcactaataataatccGTGCCAAAAAATATCTTTACAACAGACCACTGCTATATTTGCTACAATAAAAACAACTAATTCAACCAAAAATAACTGGGTGTTTACAACAATAATCAATAATGAACATCAATTACATCAAGAATAATTCCCCTccaattatatttacaacaaaatCGCTCACTCGACGTACAAAAAGATTACCATTACAACAAATTTTCACAAGTTCAAAAAAAGTAATGTTACAAAAAATGATTAAACAACATTTTTTCTGCGGATGGATTGCAACAAAAATCAGTAGTAATTTCTACAAAAGTAAGAAATAGTTACAACAAAAATACCACTAATTTTATAGCAAATAAAAAAGTTAAGCAACAATTTTTTGATGCAGGATCATTTACAACAAAAGTTATTAACTATTTCGACAAAAAAATACAAATGATTACAATAAAAATAAATAGCTCAGCTATTGCCAATGATTATCAATACCTACAAATATTTTGGCAATTTACAACAATAATTAAAATCAATATTAATATTTCTTTTGGCCGTTTACAACAATAGCTAGCAACAAATTTCGACAAGTTATCAGCTGAGGCTGGAGAATTAATCCATGAGAGATATCGCTTTCACCTCACCGTACTGCCATTGTGTCAGGTAGCTGTTCAGGCTGTGGTGGAGGCTAGCGTGGTGTTGGCCTCTTATTGCTGCAGCCATGGTGTAGGCTCGCATGCATGACTTGCACGAACAGTACAAGCTAGTGACGTGCGCGGAACCACTAAAGAAAGTGAGCTATGTGCGGGAGAAAAGGCAGCTTAGCAGAAGCGCGCGCCGAGAGTGCGAGCGACCGATCCGCGCGACCCAATCGGTCGCCCGATTAGGAACGTTTTTGCTAATATCTAATTATTTTGCAAGGCAACTCATctgcaatttttttttgaatgagTACTTGAAATAATTACCCTTATGTTGCTCGAATAGTTGATTGTACTTGAATTACTTGCCAAGGCCGCCCTAGCGGATCTACTGGAACATCATGGATATTTGTTAGGAGCGATTCAATGCTCTATGGAAGCACTGCCCACCTTCAATCTTCCAACAACTGCATCATGGATTTGTTTGGGGAAGCTGCTCCTAGgaatcttcttcggaagctttatGGCGTGGGGTGCTGCATCCCTGATCTTTCAACTTCTTCAAATATATTGCCCCAGGCTGCCCACTTGGTCGTGTTGTCAACCTCCCTGGGTGATTGGTCCACGTGCTTTGAATTTTGATACAGATGCAGAAGAAGTTCCAGTAGGGTGTTGATCAGAGCTGGAACCAGGGCTTattccattcttcccccttttcaGTCAGGACGAGAGactctcttcatcttcattagAAATGTCTGAGTGTGGACCATTTCCTGCCAAACAACTTATTTGGCCTTTCTTTGGCGGACTCGACGACTGGACCTTTAGTTTAGCAAGAGGAGGATCGGAGACAAACACCTTGAGGCCATGCAGTGCAGGGTTGCCGATGAAGAATTCAGGACCGTTCAGGATATGTTGGTAATGGGGGGTTGACCCGATCTTCTGGCCGGGATCTTGTCCCATCCTCGTGGACCGTCACGAGTGAGGCGACTTGAGAGTTGTGTGGAGCGAAACTCGTTTCTTCACTTTTGACTTCGTCGTCTACTGCCTTCCTTGTTAGTCTGGCGGGGACGATCTCGCTCTTGAGTGAAGTGTCAGTGTTGGTAGGAACTTGCTCTGGTGAGGCCATATAGCTTCGCCGGCTTTCAACGAGGGACGGCTTGCCCACAACACTGTTGTTATCATAGAATTAAGAGGTAATTGCACCACCCATACAAAAACTTGTTCTTTATGTGCAAAATCATACAAAAACTTGCAAAGTGCGTTCCCGTGGTACACAAAGTTGCATAGCATGTGCAAATTCATACAAAATCGCTCTGAGGTTGACACTTGGCGTTGCCATGATTGAAAAATGCACGGGCCCAGCTTTAAACATTTAGCAAAAAGCCTCCTCTGCTTATTTCAATTTCAAAAAAAACCTCAGCTCATCTAGGTGAGAATATCCCCAAATCCTTTCTTTGGGCACCGGCATCGGATGAGGTTCACCACGCGACGACCACGTCCCGGTCACGGCAGTTGTGCGGTCAGGGCGCGGCTGATGGCGAACCGGCCGCCACTCAAAGGCCATGCCGTAGGAGAAGATGAGGTTCTAGATGTGTCTCTCTGAGGGGTTCCCCATGTAGCTAGTACAGCTA encodes:
- the LOC127326320 gene encoding uncharacterized protein, yielding MEEICIWQALVEKKRKSAARTIPVKESVSKLLQTGLKVLYRSLRLMRVVPYILRAQTKVRLPNDSVVNGIPIFHDVKNNLSVVSVLPKGVVLRAACLDHQQQFESHSQLVSLRRCFISGELMTTATMLAGDPTSADPEEAAAEGLFVDSFGNFVGLNCYSKEGNTFIPRSTILEFVARFQKACTKKRARSADLRRKIGSQYELPMKKFGLKGRAIKLKAWSPSHMSGLEGSSTLEKKQSACHYCDPEGQSAPGDRLKRLFPGPSWPADGDGVSKEAARNKLRSRGYPVPVKHDGGMRLLCNFEEEFAEDNWSKLTERVASHLSQSVVALASFRGDKRFFACTGIFIDCNELTTRVLTSASLVRNSDDEDKVADNLKIEVCLPDNEHATGTLQYQDLCYNIAIITIVGSHCTQTAQIYDQLQTEPHGEVAAVGRVYESGNLIATGGTLIDKPSELDCKELKMSTCKITKAGIGGPLIDFDGNFIGMDFYGLEETPYLPRNVVLEVLRSFDAKSGATDLINDHNPNRYYSFSDTYYLRFKE